The Agelaius phoeniceus isolate bAgePho1 chromosome 2, bAgePho1.hap1, whole genome shotgun sequence region AGCTCTGAATTCCTGCTATGAAATTCAGAGCACAGTACTCATTCCCTGGGTAATATCTCCGTGGGTGGCTGAAGGATCTTGTCACAGATGCAGCAGTAGCGTTCTTGTCCCATGCTGGGCTCAGGCCTGAAGCCTGCCccgcctgtcccagccacaGGCAGTTTCTGGGGCAGAGGGCTCCAGGCAGGTCAGGCCCTGGCTTGTcctctggctctgggaaggaaggaaggatggcTGAGTGGGATatgggggctgctggggctcaggctgGCTCCAGGGTGgctcctgtgcccagcacccagcagtgccctgcacaggatgGCCCTGCCCTCTCTGCAGCTGATTTCTGCATCTAAGTTATTTTCTGCTGTATTTCACAAAGTAAAGGAAGTGGAATGGGCCATGGGTCTCACTTTGTTCAAAGGTTTACATTGCAGACTAAGAATGCTCCCATAGCAAGCTAGCTTACTTTTTCTTGTATTGCATGTCTTTTCCAACACTTCACTTAGGAAAACAATTCAAAAGGACCTTTAGAACATTGATTTACTGTGAcacctaatttttttcttttcttattaaGGGGTCAAGATGGACACTGCAAGCCACAGCCATGAATGGGGATTTTGTAGGTtactttttattcattttttctttaacacTTTTCAGACCCGTTTTATTTGTTGTcacaatattaaaaattatttctttctttcttccgaAGGGTTTTCAAATTCAACCAGAACAAATGCAGGTGTGTTAATTTTCTATCTGCCAATTTCAAGTACTTCTGAAAGATTGTACATATATTGCCCTTACTAAGAAAATGCACTTTGAAAAATACCTAATTTTTCTCTCATGTTCATCTTCCCCAGATTGTGAAGCCAATCCTGATTGTTATCATTATCCCAGTTGCTAATTATTTGGTTTATCCTTTAATCAAGAAATGCAAGCTGAATTTTACGTAAGTTGATGTTATTATCTGATTTCAACAGAGGCTCCTTTTATTGGTTTCTGTAACTGGCTCTTCCAGCCCTAGTGTAAGAAAAGAGCAAGCATTTAGCTAAGGATGAAAGAGAAGTGTATTTCAAATGGTTTAATATTctaacaaaatataaaaaaatccagaattgTGCAAATGTTATATAGAAGCATCAGAGATTATAAGAGCAGAATCTAAGAGAAGAGTGACAATGTTTTTCAGTTAAGGACAAAATCTTTTGATTGCAGGAGAGATGCTTTTGATTGTTTTCCCTATCCCTTATGTCTACCCCCTCTCTCTCCTGAAGAATAGGTGGTAGAAATAAACATACATCCTTGGTATTTTTCATGCTTTGGGCTAAAATCAACTGAGACACAAGACATTTCCTCTTCAGTCTCAGCTGGGAGTCTGGCTTACTGAATCCTTCTAGGTGGAGCCTTGGGGGTATTAGACATTATTTTTCAATGTTGTTAATGAAGTTTCTGGCAGTTGCAAGGGTGCTTGGAGAGGCAGAAGAGAATACAGTTCTTCAGATAATTTTCAGAGAGCTAAAGTGCACTGCTGTTTTCCATATAGCTAAACCCTAGTTAAACCCTAGTTTTAACCCTAAAAATCTAGGGTGTGTGCTATGCTGGGAACACTGTCATCAGTTGTGGGTGTTCTGCACTGGATAAATGATGCTACAAATGACATATATTCTCTAAATCTATCCTTAGAGCTTAACTGCATGCCAGTAGATGTCTCCTAATTCAAAAAATTTCCCAGACAATTTTGTTCAATCTTTTTTAAACATAGCAATATGGAGACAAGCTGTCACCCTGTTTTTAAAGGCATATCTTCTTGTCTCTTTCTTGTTTTACAGCTAACAACTGTATTggattgggttttttcttcctgcaaaaccagatttttttcaggaacCTAAGAAACATGGCCAGTCAATGTTTGAGCCCAGCAGATGCAGAGTAACAGGTTATTAGGGTGCTGCAGGAAAGATGTATTTCTTGATAGTGTAACTATGAATTGAGAGCTTAGCAGAAGACTTTCTGTAATTACATCAGCCCTCCAAATGGTGATTATGTGCTAGTTTATGTGGCCATTTGAATTTCCCAgagtggaaagaaaaaacaagcagCTGAAACTTTGAATTGCCACTTCTCTTAAATCTCTTGTGCCTTTTGTTGTGCCAGGCCCCTGAAGAAGATGACTGTGGGGATGTTCCTCGGCTCCATGGCTTTTGTTGCTACTGCCCTCGTGCAAGTGCAAATAGATGTAAGTTCAGCCACATGCAAGTATTTACTATTAATATTTAGCTGgtaattcaggaaaaaaaaggtgtgtTTAAGGGGAAAATGTGCCAAGATTCCTAAATTTGGATCCAATCACATAAGCATAGAAGTAGAGGGAGGGGAAATAGATTGCAGTACTGTTGTTAGCATAGTAAAATTAACAAGCAACAAACACCGTTCTGCAAGGCATCACATTGCAGTTAATACAAATCATGCATTAAAGGCAACCTCAATCTCTAAGCTGAGACTAAAAGCTGGAAACCAGACACTTGCTTGGCCCACCAGAGGGCAGCTTTGTATGTTTGACCTCTTCTGAGATTTAGACTGGAGGTGAAGTGTGACAGTCTGGGAAGCAGCATCACAGCAGGTGCAAAGGTGATGGATGCACACTTGCTCAAGGAAGGATTTGTCTCCCCTAATCTTCCTTGCCCCAAAGGGAGGTGCCATGCCTGAACCCAATGAATCcttcccctgcagctgggatgtTGGCAACACCTCTGGATGGTGATCCATTGCATCCCAAGATCTGAGCAGCTGTCTAGAGGTGTCTGTTGAGCATGAGAGAATTCTTTCCTAAGGCACCTTGTGAGACGAGTAACAAAACCTGATTCCAGTCTCCTCTGTCAGGCAGTCACAGACCAGCAGGCAAATGCTCATCTTCAACATGAAATAATAAAGATTACAGTAATTATAGTAATTTTTCCAAGTGACCTTGAGTactgattttactttttttctgtcCTATAGAAAACCTATCAAgttttccctgcagctgggcaatctcaaattaaattaataaatttggGTGCTGTTCCTGCAACAGTTCAGTTCCAACCTCAACTTCAGAGTGTGGATGTAGCACCTAAAGAGGCGGTAAGTAAGGGCAGCTGAGAAACATtctaataaataataaaaattaattaaaactaaaaaaatctaAGGTATTTTTTTTAGGTTACGATGTAACATGTAACTGAAAGTCTGTATTCTATTACCATCCTCATAAGCTGTTAAAACATGTGGGGAGGTGTCCTTTATCTTCTCCACAAGTCAGTCCTGATAACTCCCCCCAGGGGCTATCTCTGCTAATGGGCCACtgagtctcactgcatgactcATAAAATTACATCACACCATTGTGAAATGCTCTGCCAAGATGGAGAATCCAAGCATTTCCACCTGGGTGTAATCAGAGGCTCAGAACACCACAAGAAGCACTGGATTCCCTGAGGACAAGAGCTTGATAACTACCACAGGACCTCCAGTAAGACCAgacctttctacaggatcaccacTTAGATAGAATCCCATCCATCACTCCAACAATGACTGTAGCTACCATTTCATCAGATTGCTACCACCAACCTGACTGACAGGATGTCAGATCCAattctggttctgtcagtttaAGCCAATGCTTTTGTACTATTGCCTTTATTTTAGCTTTCCTATTAAATTGTAGTTCTGACTTGGAATCTCcaactggtttgttttttaattagtaCATGGAGTAAAACAAAGTCATTCTTAACTAATGATTCAAAATTGATTATTTTCTAGGACGTTTTACTCCAATAATTTTAatgagttctttttttttttcatattgtggAATGAGTTGTTACTGAAAGCACAGTGAATGAAGAAATGGTAACTATGTCAATGTTTGAAGTATTACCAGTTTCTTTTTACAAGTTTTCCCAAGAAACTTTCATAAACTTAAGTAACTTGTAACTTGATGAAAATTTCACTCTTGTTAAAAAGGCTCCATTTTCTAAAAGTAGCCCCTCCCTGCAGTAAATGTCCATTCAACTCTAGTGAGTTGCTGCTATTACTGTGAGCAATGACTTACCTGAACAGGGAGCTTCTTCTGTGGCCACATCACACATTAGGCTTCATGTTTTGCTGCCAAAGAACTTTTTCAGGTTCTAATACAGCACAGCATTGGTAGTTCTATTGACAGCAAAATGTGGTGGCTCTGATGCAGGCTTTTGATAAGGGAACTTAGAAAGTGTGTTCTCTCATAGCCTGCAGCtctgtttctctgtttctctcctCTTGAAGAGGAGAGCTCTTACTCCAACCTCCTCCAAATTCACTTCACACAGGAACAGAGTTGTGAGGAGAAGATAAGGGCACCCAAACTGTATACTGACAGGGAACTGATGTACCATGGTACACACCTGAAAATGAAAGGTATAAAATGCTCTAGTCCCTATTACAGACACTTTATCATCCAGATGTGGATTATAAAGTGCTTTTGATAATCCTATAAAACAAAGATCCTATTTTAGTGTAGCACTAACATGTCTATTAATGGTTTAAGTATTTTATGTTGAATAAATGTGTTTTGAATATTTAAAACATGGCATTACTGCTTTTTGGAAAATACTGCATCAGATCTTATGCTAGTGATTCTTCTGTTGCTGAACAGAATTTTACTGGTGGTTATGGTAAGCCTGATTTATCTGGAggaagaaataggaaaatagaGCAGCTATTCCATAATGCTTGTGGGAAGCTCATGTAACTTTGAAGCTTGTGTAACAAATTAACCTAATAAAAAATCATGATCAAATGGAATTAATGCTTGATGTAGAGAACAAATCAAAATGAAAGTGAGGGGATGTTCATGATCTCTGGCACTTCAGAAGTAACATGTGTAAACTTCTGACCCTCCCAGAGCCCATAACATTCCCTCAATGTTATATAGATGTTATATAGATAAATGTTATATAGACAAATATGCAGTTGCACAGAAATCCATGGGAATTTGTTTGTCTTTGCAGACTGGCTACATGACATTTGAGACTTCTAAGCTGCAATCATTAGACATAATTTctgcaaatgaaaataaaactgagCATTTGGAGCTGCTAGAGAGACAACGCTACACTTTGGCATTTAAACAGGGTCCAACACGCATCAGTTCTACTTGGGTAAGTCTGCTTATTTTTTAAGACATGAATCAATGTTCTGATAAGCATCTATGTGGAGTGTGTGAGGCTGAGAGAACAAGCTCTGGATAATTTTTTCCATTGTcttgttttctgtctctcctTGTCTGTGCTGGACCAGTAAGACTGGTAAGCTGCAGGGAGTACGCCAGGATgtcctttagaaaaaaaaatagcaatttcTTATGTACCTTGACAACTACACTTTCACCAAGACTTAGGTGTGTGGTCATACAGTGTTTTCTAGTAGATGTGTGTGCTAGTAGGAACCTAAAGAGGAAGGTCtggagtcttcctctgaagcCTCTGTTAAGTCCCACTGCTGTGCAATAGTGCATGTTTAAGCTGTTCTCTTATGCCAACAACATATTTTTATAATGGTCTCTTCCACTAGATAGAGGACAACATCACATCAAAACCAGCAAACAGAGAATGTCTCGTCAGGTAGAGttatttttgttgttaaaaTTTTGACAGTAGTGTGAATCTTCAATCTTGGGTCTGGGTGGCCTCTTCTTGTTGAAGTAAAGTTTTCTATACTTTAGGAACTCACATCTTGCTGGACACTTCCCTTGATGTTTTAGGGGATGGGATAATGTCTGGGTCATGATTCACTTAAGTTATCTTGCACACCTGCTTGGGTATAATTTAGCTAAAATTGGAAGTGTATACTTCGTTCCATTGCCTAGATTTTTTTATTGAACAAATGGCATGGATTACATATCTATACCTCATTTTTAATCCTGGATAAGAGGTATCCAAGATTACCTCTCccctctctgcttttcttctgcatgtCCCACTTGCAGATGCATTTCCTACTGGTTGAAAGTAGTGACTCACTTTTGATGTTCTCCTGAGGCTGATGGGGGTCTAACTGGCTTTTTGTATTAGCTACATTTCTAGGAGATTTAGAGTTCTTTCCAAAATGTtcattgatttaaaaaaaaaaggcattcaaTGGGAAGACTCGATATATGTGCTGCGAATATATAATTGAAAGTAAAACCTGTATTCTTTGACTCCTGTATGTTTTGTGTAGTATTTAATCACTCTTCCATTTTAAAGGTTCATAAACAATTTGCCTTTAACTACCACTGTTGCAATGGATCACATCAGATTTGGAAAACTGGATCCTCTTTCTGTCAGTAATTACAGCATCATTCCAAATGCAGGCTGGTAAGCATTTCCTTTATTCTTATTTAATCTCCTAGACATACCTGTCTTTGGGAAAAGGGCACagagctttttaaaatatgtgatGCACACAATTGACTGCACCTATGGTCTGAACTGtggagtttgggtttttctttttcaggccaTATACCATTAGCGCCTCAACGGCTCTGACCTATTGTAGAGTTTCTTCCAAGATACTTGAATATGGAGTTGCCTATACCATTTCACTTGACGATGTGAGTTGCCACTGTATTGAATGGACAATATAGATAGAATTCCTTTCCATGCTGAtgcttttctttaattaaaaaacatttgTAGAATTATTCTTCTTGTCTTTAATCCTTTAATTTCCTCTTGTCTTTAAGTATAGATGGTAGAATTCTGGTATCCTAAACAGGACAAAAAGCCATTGTTAACTATAAAAATAATCATGGTTACAATAATAACATAATGCAAGAATTCATGATCACCACTAATGGCCTTAAACCTTTAGCCCTGTTAGACACTACAGATTTGCATGAAGTCTGCTGtaaaaaagctatttttataACTACCTATGCAGTGCTTCATGTGCAATATTTGTTATTTACTCTGAACTTTCTATATGATTATAGAACTGCTTAGAATGCCTTAACTGTGCAAACTCATTATTACTGTTCCTAACATGCTTTTTGCAATTTCTAGTGTTTTGCTAGCATACTTAAAGTTACGTACTTTGAAGATATTGCACCAAGTACAGTCCATATGGCTTGGCAGATCCCTCAGTATTTTCTTCTTGCATGTGCAGAAGTACTGTTCTCTGTCACTGGGCTGGAATTTTCGTACTCACAGGTAGGTATTCTTCTTCCTGAGGTAAGAACCATGGTGCAAGTTAAGATCTTCCATGATGTCTTGTTTTTAAGTGTtggttctgtgctgctgctctgacccCTATGTCCCTGACAGCTCCTAGAAGGACTGTCTAGACTGATGCAAGTTGGCCCTGTTTAACCAAGGACTTGGTGTTTTCCATGAAGCTATGCTGAGTTATATCATTTGAAGTCTTGACTACCAGTCCTCAGATTTCGTCCTCCCATGTAAATATCTATTGAAAATAAGTGCAACTGTACTGCTGCAATAAAACCAACCTGGAGAGCtctcaaaaataaaatgaggAAGTAGTGGCACTTCATCTCCCCACCAGTTTACTCCATACAGCCTTTTTGTTAGCTTTTATTAGTGTTATAATTCAACACTTTGAATTCCTTTATCTCTTGAGTCCACTTTAGTAGCTGTGTGTATTTCTTCTCTTCATTCTGAATCTAGAAACTGCAGTGATGGAAATGTTGTAAGGTGTGATTTGCTAGGTGATGCACTCGATTTCTTCATGTCATGTGTGCCATGTGTTCCTGAGATGTAAAATTACACCTGTGCACCTGTTAGTTACTTGGTGTGTGTAAGTAAAAGGTGTTACAGTTAGTGTGCTAGTAGTCTCTTGTTCCTCAAAGCCTTCTCTGGACCTGTTTAGCTCTCTAGCAATTTCTAATGTCAAGACTGCAGTAAATGCATCAGAAAATAAATGATACCAGCGGAAGTTAAATGTCTGTCCCTACAGGCCCCGTCTAACATGAAgtcagtgctgcaggctggatgGCTGCTGACTGTGGCTGTTGGTAACATAATTGTCCTTATCGTGGTTGGGGTATCTGCAATCCAAGAGCAGGTAAGCATGCAAGCAGTAGGTGTGCTATTATATTACACTGGGAAAAAGCAGCTATTAGTGGTGCTCTGTAATGAATTAAAATGGCTTTCTGAGTGCCATTCTGTGTCACTCAATGTCTCTGAAACAGCTCTGGCAGTTTCAGAGACATTGAGTAACAGTATAAGCTAAATTAAATCAGTAAGAGCATGAAACAGAGATGTTGAGGCTTTTCAGGTAGAGTTTCTGATCTCTGCCCACATTTGTGGTTACTAGGTCAGCTGTAAAAATTTTTAAGTGGAAGCAGAATCAGTGCCAGCCTGGTTTAGAGATCTGAACCAAAAGCAAGGGCCTGAGTTTCCTTCTCAGTCTTTCACTCAATTCCCAGTTCCTCCAGGAAAAGGATATTGCAGAATTTTTCAGCATttacagaatttttctttttcagtgaaGATAGAAATGCCAAAAGAGCCTCAATTCCGAGTTGCTTTAACATGCATTATATGTTTAATTAATACTTAGTCCTGTAAGCCATATGATACTTGTTATGTTTACTCAGTTTCACATTCTGAGTTTCCTTCCTGAAAATACTAAAATGGTGTAATATTCTTGAGAAATGAATATTGGTGGCTAAATTCTGAATTgtgtatttttggttttttttctttgcagtggGCAGAGTATGTGCtgtttgctgccctgctgttgGTagtttgcatcatttttgctatcATGGCTTCTTTTTATACCTATATTGATCCAAATGAGATTGAAGCCCAGTTcagcaaggaagaaaaggaagaagacaagaagGATCAAGACAGCAATGAAAAGGAAGTTGAAACTGATTCTCAACTGTAAAAGCTGTATTCAAGGAGTGTTTGTAAATCATGGAAATCCCACTCACTCTCCTGCAGTCAGAGGaaccagggtatcagtaatgaCACCTCTGGATTACATGCCTTGTGGAAGACATTAAGCAAAACTGTTTTAACCTAAAGTGCAGCCTGTCTAGGGAAGCAACAGGAAAATATGTGTCTCTCTCTTGTACTGAATTTGGGATCCTGAAGAAACTCCAGCAGAAGTTGCACTCTTAATGTACCTCAATCTTAAATATTACAGCATTATAATATTGAAATTTGACTTGGAACTATTGGACCCTTTGAAAAGATGTATTTTTCTACTGTATTTCAATTTTATATCGTGAAGGAAACAAGACTTGTCAAGGAACAGCAATTGAAGCCAAGCTCTCTGCATGATCTCTCTAGCATCACTGTTACTTGAAGAGAGCAGGTCACACGTGCCTTAAATTCTTTTGTACTTCCTTATAGATAATGGGAGCAAAGCTCTGGCAGTGATCAGATTAAAATGTTGTCTGTGTTCCAAGTGGCAGGAACTTGGATGTGCACTGTAATATAATGCTTTGTCTGCCTGTTAACTGCCCATTTAACTCCTGTTATGTCTTTAGTTAATATTAGATGTGCCCACTCAGGTAAAATGATAACAACAAATGACCTTTGGAACAAGCAAAGGCAATAAAACTCACATAACAACAAAATAAGGAAAGTGTTTTAAGAACATGCTTACAGTTGCATGGTAACAAAACTCAATACCACCTCTGTGGTGCCTTTATCTACACACTCCATCACTTAAAGCTAATGGATCAGTGCTGGTCTTCTCTATTTGAATATACCATACCACTTATGGTACATTTATGCTAGGGGAGATGAAATTTTGCTGCTTTACAGGACCTGCTCCTGTAGTCCTGAGCTCCATGTTATGGAGTGCCAGGGTATGAAGTGCATGTTGTTTTGGTAATTCTCATTCTTTAGGGTCTACATCCTACACTTTTTCCAGCAGCTTGGACTCACTGGCCCCTCCAGTAGCCTGGCCAGACTTTCAGCTGCTTTCACACCTGTCTTCCAATACTCTTCCAATACTCTATTTTACAGCAATTCCATTTTGGTGTTTGCAAGTGATGACACAGACATCCATATTCAAGCCACGGGTGTTCTGCTCACACTGCAGCTCCATGggcccctgtgccccctgttcccactgcagctgctggcacctAGGCCTCCATCTGCACTGACAATAGAGTCCCTCACCCAGGAAGACAGTTCCAAATGGAGTTGGAAAAGGCAAGTCCAAGGCACTCTTTGCTTGTGTTAGAGATAGTCCTGTTACCCAGAGGCAGTAATCCCCTCTTGGTCTCTCAGGTCATCTGGGGAGAGCCTTTCCCATGGATTTGTGATACTGCATGTCCCCCAGCCAATGGCACTGAGGGTCTACTGTAACAGCCACAGGAGCCGTTGGCTCCCTGCCATCCTCTGAGGAGTTAAGGGAACTTTATACCAGCTTTATTTGTGGCAGAGTAGCACTAGCCAGCTTTTCCTAGTCCTGAGTCAAAGCTCTGCATAAACCACCTTAACCCCAGAGGTGGGCTTTAGTCCACATCCCAGGGAGTTTAACACCTGCTCTGACTGTATAGGGGGGAGAGGACtggaagatgagcaaaacagGACCTGTGCTTTTCAGAGAGTAGCTGTGGGCTTACATAAATGACAGAATCATTAAGGAtgcaagatcatcaagtccaaccttagATCTAACACCACCCTGCCCACTGAACCATATTGTGAAGTGCCACAGTCAACCTTGTTATTTTatgaatgcttccagggatggtgactccaccacctccctggtgAGAGGGCACCCATTCTAATGCTTAACCAGTCTTTCAGTGAGGGAATTTCTCCTCACATCCAATCtcaacctcccctggcacaacgtgaggctgtttcctctcatcCTTTTTCTGGGAGAACAGACTGATGCCCACCTGGCTACACActctcctttcaggcagttgtagagagggaccaggtctcccctgagcctccttttctccaggctaaacacccccagccccctcagctgctcctcacaggatttgtgctccagacccttccccagttccactgcccttctctggactcgcTCCATCActtcaatgtccttcttgtgaTGTGGGacccagagctgagcacaggaCTTGAGCTGTGgcctccccag contains the following coding sequences:
- the LOC129134689 gene encoding solute carrier family 15 member 1-like codes for the protein MVGLILIALGTGGIKPCVSAFGGDQFEEDQEEQRSKFFSYFYENTAVASFVSAIVIPWLMASQCGIHSKQECYPLAFGVPAILMAVALVVFVIGSRMYKKVKPQGNVMLEVSKCVGFAIKNRFRHRSKRFPKREHWLDWASDKYDKRLIAQIKMVLRVLFLYIPLPMFWAVFDQQGSRWTLQATAMNGDFGFQIQPEQMQIVKPILIVIIIPVANYLVYPLIKKCKLNFTPLKKMTVGMFLGSMAFVATALVQVQIDKTYQVFPAAGQSQIKLINLGAVPATVQFQPQLQSVDVAPKEATGYMTFETSKLQSLDIISANENKTEHLELLERQRYTLAFKQGPTRISSTWIEDNITSKPANRECLVRFINNLPLTTTVAMDHIRFGKLDPLSVSNYSIIPNAGWPYTISASTALTYCRVSSKILEYGVAYTISLDDCFASILKVTYFEDIAPSTVHMAWQIPQYFLLACAEVLFSVTGLEFSYSQAPSNMKSVLQAGWLLTVAVGNIIVLIVVGVSAIQEQWAEYVLFAALLLVVCIIFAIMASFYTYIDPNEIEAQFSKEEKEEDKKDQDSNEKEVETDSQL